The following coding sequences are from one Humulus lupulus chromosome X, drHumLupu1.1, whole genome shotgun sequence window:
- the LOC133806113 gene encoding uncharacterized protein LOC133806113, translating to MMEGLQSLVQKWVWKNGNEANRTFTQVTTDTETVLRENFIRAIKFQVFPVNTILYQVVVEQKGNFLANLMEKTCECKRFQQDEIPCAYAIAVFAKTRLKTYDYVVDYYKTTTMKATYVSIVHPLPNESKWTLPETLNKIVLPPKSRKPPGRPRRKRIRSRGEPKVQIKCGRCAHPRHNRKTCRNEPIPKQRNPTKSKKIDK from the exons ATGATGGAAGGCCTTCAAAGTTTAGTTCAAAAATGGGTATGGAAAAATGGTAACGAAGCAAACAGAACATTCACACAAGTAACAACAGATACTGAAACTGTGCTTAGAGAAAACTTTATTCGTGCCATTAAATTTCAG GTCTTCCCAGTAAACACTATACTGTACCAAGTTGTGGTTGAACAGAAAGGAAATTTTTTGGCCAACCTAATGGAGAAAACATGTGAATGCAAAAGGTTCCAACAAGATGAAATACCATGTGCATATGCAATAGCAGTATTCGCCAAAACACGGCTGAAAACATATGATTATGTTGTTGATTACTACAAAACTACAACTATGAAAGCAACATATGTGTCAATTGTTCATCCATTGCCAAATGAAAGCAAATGGACACTGCCAGAGACTTTAAACAAAATTGTCCTACCACCAAAATCAAGAAAACCACCAGGCCGCCCTAGAAGGAAAAGAATCAGATCTAGAGGAGAACCAAAGGTGCAGATAAAATGTGGAAGATGCGCGCATCCAAGACATAATAGAAAAACATGCAGGAATGAACCAATCCCAAAGCAGCGAAACCCAACAAAGTCAAAGAAAATAGACAAATAA